TATTGTTTACTTGGGGGTGGATTTaagagagagtaattgagaagatttgaaggtaattttttgttgttgtttatttgaatagatttggaggtaagcgagaataaattttgaagtaaaatttgtgagaatcagtgcaggatttaatttatgttacagattaaaaatatttactttcaaattcactctcacttacctccgaatctattcaaataaataaaaaaaaattatcatcaaatcttctcaattactctccctcaaatctactcaaataaaaaaCCTTAAGGAAAGTTATTTAGTATAAcaaaaaacctttaaaacacGAAAAAAGTCCGTGAAGGAAAAGCTAGCAACAAACTGGAAAAATCTATTCAAAATAGTGAAAGATTTGAAGAATAAAACTTATCACCTATTCAAACATAATAGATAtgcaaaactttttttttttttataaaaatatcaaagaaattaaatctCCACGTTCATTTCATGTAATTTCTTACCAtgtattttctctatttttattaaacaatttttaaccttcaagttaaatttgattgcattttatatttaaaaatatgtcaactttagttgatatatttttattccttttagtttttgttaatgTGTATCTAACtacaaataattaatgttattatatgcgaaaaatgttcttttaataatttttttgataagCGGTAACTTGtaattggtctgtttcaaatattttttaaaaataaatttaaacatactaataaaatggtgacacgtgtcctattataaaaaagttgttaaattttttttgttaaaatacgATAGtccattatatttttatagataatATAAGGTAGagtttgttattttaataaacatgaTCAGTGAACAactattattatacattttctTGACTAAAAGTTTAcatatttatgaaattgatttaattattttatccttgAAAGAGCTTGAGCTACTACAGTTTTTGACCTTCATATCCCCGTTACGTGGCAATCGAATTTTGCTTGAAAAGAATCGAGGGTTATATTATTAGGGTCACATACAACCTCTTCTGCAAGTAAACTTGAGTTCCTTTCTTTTTCGTACGATACATTTCACCCTCTCTCATTTTTTCTGCACAAATTCCATTTTTATAGCTTCTGAATCTCCAACAATGGTGCTCGAGGTAAATCCCTTTCTCCTTcgtattaattttaatgttgcCATTACTATCCctttaatataatcaattaggGTTTCTTCATTCGATCGTGTTTTTATTACTGATTGCAATTCCTTTTCTGTGTTCGTAATAATAGGCCACCATGATCTGTATTGACAATTCGGAATGGATGCGTAATGGAGATTACGCTCCTTCTCGATTTCAAGCCCAAGCGGACGCCGTCAATCTTATTTGCGGTGCCAAAACCCAGGTGGGAAGTCAAGCCTGTTTGTCGTTCCTTAACACTGCTATTATCTGTGACTACTACTGtcagtagaaaaataaaatgtgtcaGATATTGTTCTGTTTCAGACTAGGACTTTGAGAATTAATTTCAGGTTTAGGATATTGCAGCAGGGTTCAATTTGTgctgatttttttctttttctttttcttttgcttattTAGTCTAATCCAGAAAATACGGTGGGAGTTCTCACGATGGCAGGGAAGGGCGTCCGTGTCTTGGTCACCCCTACCAGTGATTTGGGCAAGATCTTAGCTTGCATGCATGGTCAGTGTTTTTTTTGAAGTATTTGGATTAAGTCACATTTGAATTTGGCATGTTATAGAATGGTGTGTGTAATATCTGTGTTATAGAGGTGCCTGTCATTGCAACTGATGTGTATGGAACTTATTTCGGAAAATATCGACCGCATTGCAACAAATTTGCTCGGACATGttattatgatttaattcttCTGTTgatgttttccttgtttttcaTTTCCTGCTTTAGGACTAGAAATAGGTGGTGAGATGAACCTAGCTGCGGGCATTCAGGTGGCACAATTGGCTCTTAAGCATAGGCAGAACAAGAAGCAGCAGCAAAGGATCATTGTCTTTGCTGGAAGGTGTGATTAATCGCTTCTTCtgtgttattttaaattgttttgtctGTTGCTGACTATATTGTCTCTAATTATCTAATTTAATGCTTTTTAGTCCCGTTAAACATgagaagaaaatgttggagatgattggtagaaaattgaaaaagaacaGTGTAGCACTTGACATTGTCAATTTTGgcgaagaagatgaaggaaaaAATGAGAAGTTGGAAGCACTCCTCTCTGCTGTTAACAATAATGATACCAGTCACATCGTCCATGTTCCATCTGGTCCGAATGCTCTTTCGGATGTACTAATAAGGTTAGTTGGGTTCTTTATTTGCTTTTCACCCAGTCTTCCCATTTGAACTGAATTCCCAGTTAGTAATAGAGAAGTTATTGATTCAAGTAGCCGTACTTCTTTTCAATTCTGTCCATTTTCTTCTGGCTCTGATAGAATAGTTTGTATTGTGGACTCTTGGGCATTTTCGTTTTTTCAACATTGGACTCTTGTGGCAGCACTCCTATTTTTACTGGTGACGGGGAAGGTGGAAGTGGTTTTGCAGCAGCTGCCGCAGCTGCTGCAGCAGGCGGTGTATCTGGATTTGAGTTTGGTGTAGATCCGAACTTGGACCCTGAACTAGCTCTTGCTTTAAGAGTTTCAATGGAAGAAGAGAGAGCTAGACAGGAAGCGGCTGCAAAAAAAGCTGCAGAGGATGCTTCCAAACAGGAGAAAGGTGACGAGCAGAAGGCTAGTCCACAGGATACAACTATGACCGAGGGTGCCAGTGCAGGAGCTTCTGAAGCCAATAATAAGAAAACTGATTTGACGGTTGGTGCAATTTGTTATTTTAGCATGTTTTTTGCTTGTTTTGTCATTTgcttatttgaattataaaatcaattatctAAATTCATTCAAGTAGTTTATTTTACTATCTGCTATAATTATTTTGTCCtgtaatgtttatttttcattaccAGTATGTACATGGTTTGACGCTTTTAAAGGTTGATATTAGAGCTAAAGTGTCCCTAGTTCTACAGgatcattttcttttctgttaGGTGGTGTAagtgaaacttaaaaaaaataaattatggagTGTGGGAGCTAGTTGCTAACTGAGAGTCTAAAGCATACCTTTGCAGTTGTTCAGTGCTAGCGCATAAGTGTGACTGTAGCTGGGTTCTTCTTGATTACTAAAGTCAATTTGATCCGAGAACATATACTCCATAGCGTCATCATTGCTCATTTGataatgtattataattatgtCCAATTTTACCATCTTTTGCATTATATTGTTTTCCCTTTACCATGCTTCCCACTGGCTCACTAGAAACATAATCTTTGAAAGcattttttgttagtttaaaCTAAAGCAGCTCTTTTGGATTCTCTCATTGCATTGTAAATGCTATGATGAGTACTGTCTGTTTGGGTAACTTGTGTCTGGCAACATGTTGCTTTTCTAGTTGCATTTCAACTTGATTGGCAACAAATCTGTTTAGCGAGCTGGTGTGAGTATGTTTTTGTCTTCCACCCCAAATAGTTTGCTTCTGCTTGCCACAAATGAGTTCTCTCGTTTTATTTTCATCCTTCCCACAAATGATTGTCCGATAATAGTATGTGATATGCATGAGCTGATTTTCAATTGAAAACAGGACGATGAAAATGCTCTTCTACAGCAGGCTCTTGCAATGTCAATGGACGATCCTGCTATTACCCATGATGTGAGAGATACAGATATGTCTGAAGCAGCTGCTGATGATCCTGAGCTGGCTCTAGGTGAGTTTTTACGCTTAATAGTTATGTGTTTAAACATGGGTGGGGTGTTTTCTCATTatgttgattgatgattgatttgGTTCTCGAACTAAGAGAAACGTTTGAGGATTTGGCTAGTTTTTCTCCGTCTGTTTTGAGGTATCAATGATTTGGCTTTGTTTAATCATTATAATCAtattctctctctctgtttttttttcaatgacaACTTGTTCTGGTTATGGAGTCCATATGCATCTGATAGAATTTACAGGAAAGCTTTAGTTTTTGTCCTGATCACATCGACTTCTTCTTGTCTTTTTATTGTAGCTCTCCAATTGTCAGTAGAAGATAGCTCAAAGGACTCGGCAAGCCAGTCTGATGTCAGTAAATTGTTAGCAGATCAGTCTTTTGTATCTTCTATCCTTGCATCGGTATGTCTATAGATCCTGAAAATTTAcatcttattcttttaattcttgtttGGTTTGGCGTCATTCAAAACTGGACTTGCAATCATTGAAGCTAAAATACAAAGTCTCCACATCTTTTTAACTGATacgattaaaaaaatatcagaaaCTGACATACCATGATAGGACTCCAAATAGGGGTCATACGTGAGAAGTGAGCATGGGCCTGTTACTCATCAAGGAACGATTATAGATGGGGTAGTTAGGCCTAGAATATGGAATGTTTATATCAGGAGAAAGAAAGTGGGGTCAAGTGGGGAAGGAGTGAGAAGTTAGTTAGGAAATGGGGATGACGGGTAAGAAATCCCTATTATGTGGGATTCCGGTATATGAGAGAGAGCGAATGTTTGTTGGAGGGGGGAGGAATTGTGGTCCCTTTTGGAGGAGAGTTACTCTCTGGAGGAGTCTATGACTCGGGTTACTTGGTTTGCTGTAGAGCTATCAGCTCATCATTGTTTTACTGCATAATCTGTTAAATAATACATACCTAGCTATTCAGTTCGCTCTTGACTTTTATCATACCGTAAatgtattaataaaatgatttgcTTCTGTAGCTTCCCGGAGTTGACCCAAATGACCCATCGGTCAAAGATTTACTGGCTTCTATGCAAAATCAGTCTGAGGTAGGTTTTCTTCTATGAAGAATAATCTGTATTCTCCTTTGTCCTTGCTAATTTTGGTGGGAAAATTTATTCATGTTCGACGAGCAAATTGGGTCATTATATCTTTGATCAATATTTGTTTCTTCGAAATTGTATCTGTTCGGTGAACGTGGTTAAAAAATGGCGATTAAAATGCACTAAATGGAAAAATTTATACGTGTAGgtagaaatataatatttaattgaccaaatataattttatacgaGTGATATATGAACACCATTATGCTCAGTACTACAAATAACTAATTAACATTCGAGCAGTTTTGGTACATTCCTGTCCTAATAACAATTTATTGATTGTGCTGTCAATCAGCCTCAGCAGAAGAATGAAGACAAGCCACCAAATGAAGAGGAGAAAAAGTAATGTTGATTGAGTCTCTTCGCCGTTTTATTTCTGGTAGGCTTATAATAGCATGTTGGAAAGTTATTTTACTTGGGGTGTTATCACCCTGCTGATTGAAACGCATGTATTTCTCGAATGGAAGATTGGGTAGAGCATATCCGAAGAAAATATTGTCAATGGGGGTTTGAATCGAGCACATggttttattaaatactttattttaaaacattgcAGAATCGATTACATggtttcctttcctttttcttatttgcatatatttattttagtttgaaagTTTATGCTTAACGCTGAAAAGTGCTGCATAACccatcaatataaacaaatttattataaaatttgcaTCTCTGTCAAATGTTGTCCAATTATCGACAGCTGAACGGATTGGGCAagtgaatttatattttaagtgacGTGAATACCAAGCAAAAAGGATTGTGTAAACCTGTATTCTTAATTGAATGGTTTTAATAAGTAAACCATCTCTAATTATTGATTTAAGAACATATAAATTATGAAAGTGGAAATAAAACCCTTGATATCACTTTAACCTGGTCAAGGAATTTTACAGATTTTCaggaaatttaaatatgttcCTTTAAATTACTTCCATTTTAAGttgtttaatcttttaaatgttcagacaatattaaatattagttgTCTTGTTTGAATGAAGTATTCTTATTACTATCAAGTGCAAACTTTACTACTTTAACTTTAGAGACATGAATCACAAAATTAACTATTACAAACTGCAACTGGAAAATAGTGCCGACAAATCATGATAAACATCAATCGAGAATTGGATTAGATTGATAGATAAATAATCTGAATAATGTGAAATAAAAGCTAATTTATATCAATATAGAGTAGAAAACTTTGATTTACACCAACTGAATATTAGTCTCTTTAGCCatatctaaaagaaaaagaaaagcttagTTGACACTCATTGAAAGATTAATCATGTCAATGTTGAGAAATCtttgattaatattaattaagaaaaaactcCAACTTATCTTCTAACAGTTAattgtagaaaataaaatagtcttaaatgacatcaattgaaaataatatatgatgATGTTAATACAAAATTTGGGTTTAACATATGGTTAaagttgacaaaaaaaatctaattcattttaacttaaaaatatcaTTGATTTGTATAACAAGGAAGAACTTTAGTGATAACTATATgtaaaaaaagttttgaaatagaaaataattaagttgaAGAAACCTTGACCTTAACAGAATCAATGAGCTACATATCAATGTTAAGTCCACAATATCTTAATTGTGATtgagcaaaaaataataaaatatgaagaaaaaagtaCATAAGTTTAAGGAGAAAGCAAGGAAAATGTCAAAGTATCAgttttaggttaaatttaatctaattgtaattataattcaaaCTTTCTGTCCAAATAATgcaatatttaagtttttttaaacaCAACTTAACCTTCTAAATACTTGTATGTCTGAGTACCGCAGCCAGCAGTTTGTAAATGACAATAAACTCAGTAAAGCACGTGAATAGATCATAACGAAATAAACAATGAAACAGGGTTTGTAAGCATGGATGAAACACCCAAAATTGGATCTCAAACTTATACACAgtgaagataaaaacaaaagtctAGAAAGTTGTGAAATCCTAATTTTGAAATACTTCTGATACATAAGTTAAAGAgatagaaattaattaatcagCCTATTCCAGTACATAGTTTCCAGGGCCGGCATTC
This genomic stretch from Vigna radiata var. radiata cultivar VC1973A chromosome 7, Vradiata_ver6, whole genome shotgun sequence harbors:
- the LOC106768405 gene encoding 26S proteasome non-ATPase regulatory subunit 4 homolog encodes the protein MVLEATMICIDNSEWMRNGDYAPSRFQAQADAVNLICGAKTQSNPENTVGVLTMAGKGVRVLVTPTSDLGKILACMHGLEIGGEMNLAAGIQVAQLALKHRQNKKQQQRIIVFAGSPVKHEKKMLEMIGRKLKKNSVALDIVNFGEEDEGKNEKLEALLSAVNNNDTSHIVHVPSGPNALSDVLISTPIFTGDGEGGSGFAAAAAAAAAGGVSGFEFGVDPNLDPELALALRVSMEEERARQEAAAKKAAEDASKQEKGDEQKASPQDTTMTEGASAGASEANNKKTDLTDDENALLQQALAMSMDDPAITHDVRDTDMSEAAADDPELALALQLSVEDSSKDSASQSDVSKLLADQSFVSSILASLPGVDPNDPSVKDLLASMQNQSEPQQKNEDKPPNEEEKK